In Anaerolineales bacterium, the following proteins share a genomic window:
- the lysS gene encoding lysine--tRNA ligase, producing MTDYTPLEKIRLQKLEDLRAEGVEPFPTRAKRTHLSAEAIAEFESAEKENKEVKAILAGRIRAMRTMGKISFAHIEDGAGKVQLFLRANEVGKEKLDFFNKMFDLGDFIQAEGVMFRTKSGEVTLHVHDFHLLAKAVSPLPAAKDETLEDGTIVRHAALEHPELRARQRYADLAVNPEVRETFRKRAAIVKALRDFLDGKGFLEVETPILQPLYGGAAARPFVTHHNELEQDMYLRISFELYLKRLLVGNLEKVYEIGRDFRNEGVSFKHNPEFTQLEFYWAYADYLQVMELTEQMVSFTAQQVLGTMKVKYKEHEIDLTPLWKRLEMREGIKQTSSIDIAEHKSAEELFKAIRAKHPNKTPDPKATRGKLIDFLLSEFLEPTLIQPTFLYNYPRDISPLAKSIPGDPLTVERFEGYVAGFELCNAFTELNDPLDQESRFLEMGRDYAADDEEKHPLDEDYLRAMRYGMPPNGGFGMGVDRLTMLLLDKHSIREVLLFPALRKEE from the coding sequence ATGACCGATTACACACCACTCGAAAAAATCCGTTTGCAAAAACTTGAAGACTTACGCGCCGAGGGCGTGGAGCCGTTCCCAACGCGCGCCAAGCGGACGCATCTCAGCGCCGAAGCGATCGCTGAATTTGAATCTGCTGAGAAGGAAAACAAGGAAGTCAAAGCGATCCTTGCGGGTCGCATCCGCGCGATGCGGACGATGGGAAAAATTTCGTTCGCGCACATCGAAGACGGCGCGGGCAAAGTGCAACTATTTCTCCGTGCCAACGAGGTGGGCAAGGAGAAATTGGATTTCTTCAACAAGATGTTCGACCTCGGCGACTTCATTCAAGCCGAGGGCGTGATGTTCCGCACGAAAAGCGGCGAGGTCACGCTTCACGTCCACGACTTTCATCTGCTCGCCAAGGCGGTGAGTCCGCTACCCGCCGCGAAGGACGAGACTCTCGAAGACGGGACAATTGTCCGCCATGCCGCGCTCGAGCATCCCGAATTGCGCGCGCGTCAACGCTATGCCGACTTGGCAGTGAATCCCGAAGTACGCGAGACGTTTCGCAAGCGCGCCGCGATCGTCAAAGCCTTGCGTGATTTTCTCGATGGCAAAGGCTTTCTCGAAGTGGAGACTCCCATCCTCCAGCCGTTGTATGGAGGGGCGGCGGCGCGTCCGTTCGTAACGCATCACAACGAACTCGAACAGGATATGTATCTGAGAATTTCGTTCGAGTTGTATTTGAAACGATTGCTTGTCGGCAACTTGGAAAAAGTCTATGAAATCGGGCGTGACTTCCGCAATGAGGGCGTCTCGTTCAAGCACAATCCCGAATTTACGCAACTCGAGTTCTACTGGGCGTACGCGGACTATTTGCAAGTGATGGAACTCACCGAGCAAATGGTTTCATTCACCGCGCAACAAGTCCTTGGGACGATGAAGGTCAAATACAAAGAACACGAGATTGACTTGACTCCACTGTGGAAGCGACTCGAAATGCGCGAGGGCATCAAACAAACCAGCAGCATTGACATTGCCGAGCACAAATCCGCCGAGGAGTTGTTCAAGGCGATTCGAGCCAAACACCCGAACAAGACTCCCGATCCGAAAGCGACGCGCGGCAAGTTGATCGATTTCCTCCTCAGCGAATTCCTCGAACCGACGTTGATCCAGCCGACGTTTTTGTACAACTATCCGCGTGACATTTCGCCGCTGGCGAAGTCCATCCCTGGCGATCCGCTTACGGTGGAACGCTTCGAGGGTTACGTGGCGGGCTTCGAGTTGTGCAACGCCTTCACCGAGTTGAACGATCCGCTCGATCAGGAATCCCGCTTCCTCGAAATGGGACGCGACTACGCGGCGGACGACGAGGAGAAACATCCGCTCGATGAGGATTATCTGCGCGCTATGCGCTATGGAATGCCTCCCAACGGCGGCTTCGGCATGGGCGTGGATCGGTTGACGATGTTATTGCTTGATAAACATTCCATCCGCGAGGTGTTGTTGTTCCCTGCACTGCGGAAAGAAGAATAA
- a CDS encoding transposase has product MPVKPAFTSHYFYFVTTTAVGHAHLFRRDVIKRIILDSLHHIRTTRGVKLFVFVIMPSHIHIIAQFTDEYPLADMMRDFKKFTARQIYRHLQAEGNTKVVSFLQKEGKKVKQEYKVWEDNYDARDVFSVGFLQQKMDYIHHNPCQPQWKLAESPEQYLWSTAGFYLDGKPCVIPIDDVRDYL; this is encoded by the coding sequence ATGCCTGTCAAACCAGCCTTTACTTCCCATTATTTTTACTTCGTGACCACCACTGCAGTGGGGCACGCTCACCTCTTCCGCCGCGACGTAATCAAACGAATTATCCTTGATAGTCTCCATCACATCCGAACGACACGCGGGGTAAAGTTGTTTGTCTTCGTGATCATGCCCAGCCATATCCACATCATCGCTCAATTCACCGACGAGTACCCTCTCGCAGACATGATGCGCGATTTCAAGAAGTTTACTGCGCGGCAGATTTACCGTCACTTACAAGCAGAGGGGAATACCAAGGTAGTAAGTTTTTTGCAGAAGGAGGGTAAGAAAGTAAAGCAAGAATATAAAGTGTGGGAGGATAACTACGATGCCCGCGATGTGTTTTCTGTGGGATTTCTGCAACAGAAAATGGATTACATCCACCACAATCCCTGCCAACCGCAGTGGAAGTTGGCAGAATCGCCAGAGCAATATCTGTGGTCTACGGCGGGATTTTACTTGGACGGGAAACCTTGTGTAATTCCGATTGATGATGTGAGAGACTATCTTTAG
- a CDS encoding PilZ domain-containing protein, with translation MQERRKQPRKNLMSYSQVFDLYEGRLVGYLGDLNLLGAMVIGDQPMDVGKKMTASIQLPELPNITATRMALPVRVAWCQPDLSPEYLNIGLEFELVTDEQKRIIEAVIENYEFRRESPNYPPRPEVG, from the coding sequence ATGCAAGAGAGACGAAAACAACCCCGCAAAAATTTGATGTCGTATTCGCAAGTCTTCGACCTGTACGAAGGCAGGCTTGTCGGCTATCTCGGCGACTTGAATTTGCTCGGCGCCATGGTCATCGGCGACCAACCCATGGATGTCGGCAAAAAAATGACCGCCTCGATCCAACTGCCCGAACTGCCGAACATCACCGCCACTCGAATGGCTCTGCCTGTGCGCGTGGCGTGGTGCCAACCCGACCTCAGCCCTGAATACCTCAACATCGGGCTCGAGTTCGAACTCGTCACCGACGAGCAAAAACGAATTATCGAGGCGGTGATCGAAAATTACGAGTTCCGCCGCGAATCGCCCAACTACCCGCCAAGACCTGAAGTGGGGTAA
- the greA gene encoding transcription elongation factor GreA gives MPNNFLTKEGYQKLQDELDFLRTAKRQEVANRLHEAMEGGELIENAEYEAAKNEQAFVEGRIQELDLLLATAKIIEDNGKKKGDVVHLGSKVTIKEGNFEAETFTIVGAAEANPREGKISNESPIGKAILNRKVGEIVKVETPGGTYNVKILKVG, from the coding sequence ATGCCTAACAACTTTTTAACCAAAGAAGGTTACCAAAAGCTTCAGGACGAGTTGGATTTTCTCCGAACCGCCAAAAGGCAGGAAGTCGCCAATCGTCTGCATGAAGCCATGGAAGGTGGGGAATTAATTGAAAATGCCGAATACGAAGCCGCTAAGAATGAGCAGGCTTTCGTGGAGGGGCGCATTCAGGAACTCGACCTGTTGCTTGCCACCGCGAAGATCATCGAGGATAACGGCAAGAAGAAGGGCGATGTGGTGCATCTCGGATCGAAGGTGACTATCAAGGAAGGCAACTTCGAGGCGGAGACGTTTACCATCGTGGGCGCGGCGGAAGCCAACCCGCGCGAGGGAAAGATCTCGAACGAGTCGCCCATCGGCAAAGCCATTCTGAATCGCAAGGTCGGCGAGATCGTTAAAGTCGAGACGCCTGGCGGCACATATAATGTTAAAATCCTGAAAGTCGGATAG
- a CDS encoding GAF domain-containing sensor histidine kinase: MSPQVFGLIAMMILAALHVPALARLLGRRAGQETAAALFAGYLALNMVLTIVEGLWRGGQLSFTALVMTDLQVFAACALAFVALLATRYFVRRNVYAWLVVGAVWVGGFLLVGLNLLGFGEIVWTNGTVALTRDQLILFWAELGWLVFTLGAFVSVRSAHNRSRQPLLRNRLNYWTPAFFLILINDILLFIGLGIPGNPLRLLAAVIGALVIVTHDPPDLREVARRVLTYIITTLVILIFYVVGITASQSVFNALPIYNPLLVGAGIALLLALLFTPLLTVVRRVVNRWFNLQEFNPSRTLHAYSEQISNILDMQRLANVAVGLIIEAMDITRGFLFLVDPDILGGEKSYRLRAVRNQGERQIRIVTLKSDHPVAKYFTTEQRPLLQYDLDLLPAFRAVSPPEREWFNHLEAEVYLPIFSKREWIGLLALGAKIAGTRYTEEDLVTLSALANQTAVALENARLVDNLMQLNTELRQAYRNLDKANRDLERLDQTKSDFISIASHELRTPLTTIIGYTEMLIEDTTLPSGIHSMLKNISKGTKRLHEIMDSMFDIAQIDTRTMQPHLMPVDTAALIREVSAGIEKSVKERGQTLTLDIPTLPMVKADPNLLQKLFQHILNNAVKFTPDAGKIKVEARQVTASNSDFPNGGLEFIVSDTGVGVDPESREIIFSKFYQPGEVNKHSTSKTRFKGSGAGLGLALSKGIVEAHGGRIWVESAGYDEEKFPGSQFHVMLPLGVFDKGEKTVMMGNEAKLQVG, translated from the coding sequence ATGTCTCCCCAAGTCTTTGGTTTGATCGCCATGATGATTCTTGCCGCGCTGCATGTGCCTGCGCTGGCGCGGTTGCTGGGTCGGCGCGCGGGTCAGGAAACTGCTGCCGCGCTTTTTGCCGGTTATCTGGCGTTGAACATGGTCTTGACCATCGTCGAGGGATTATGGCGCGGCGGACAATTATCTTTTACCGCGCTAGTCATGACCGACTTGCAGGTTTTTGCCGCGTGCGCGCTGGCGTTCGTTGCGCTGTTGGCGACACGGTATTTTGTGCGGCGCAATGTGTACGCCTGGCTCGTCGTCGGCGCCGTTTGGGTCGGGGGATTTTTGCTTGTCGGTTTAAACCTTTTGGGCTTCGGCGAAATCGTCTGGACGAACGGAACTGTGGCGCTCACCCGCGACCAACTCATCCTGTTTTGGGCAGAACTTGGCTGGCTGGTATTCACGCTCGGCGCGTTCGTCAGCGTGCGATCCGCGCACAACCGCTCACGCCAGCCGTTGTTGCGCAACCGCCTCAATTATTGGACGCCCGCGTTTTTCCTCATCCTCATCAACGACATTCTTCTTTTTATCGGACTCGGCATTCCCGGCAACCCACTGCGTTTGCTCGCGGCGGTGATCGGCGCGCTGGTCATCGTCACGCACGATCCGCCAGATTTGCGCGAGGTGGCGCGGCGCGTGCTCACGTACATCATCACCACGCTCGTCATCCTGATCTTTTACGTTGTCGGCATCACCGCCTCGCAATCGGTTTTCAACGCCCTGCCGATCTACAATCCGCTCCTCGTGGGTGCGGGCATTGCCCTACTGTTGGCTCTGCTCTTCACGCCGTTGCTCACCGTCGTGCGTCGCGTGGTCAATCGGTGGTTCAACTTGCAGGAGTTCAATCCCTCGCGCACACTGCACGCGTACAGCGAACAGATCAGCAACATCCTCGACATGCAACGCCTCGCCAACGTGGCGGTCGGTCTCATCATCGAGGCGATGGACATCACGCGCGGCTTCCTCTTCCTCGTCGATCCCGACATCCTCGGCGGCGAAAAATCGTATCGCTTGCGCGCCGTGCGGAATCAAGGCGAACGGCAGATTCGAATCGTGACGTTAAAAAGCGATCATCCGGTCGCCAAATATTTTACGACGGAACAACGCCCGCTTCTTCAATATGACCTCGACCTGCTCCCCGCATTTCGAGCTGTTTCGCCCCCCGAGCGGGAGTGGTTCAATCATCTCGAAGCGGAAGTGTATTTACCGATCTTTTCCAAACGCGAGTGGATCGGCTTGCTCGCCCTCGGCGCGAAGATCGCCGGGACGCGTTACACCGAAGAAGACCTCGTCACCCTCTCCGCACTCGCCAACCAGACGGCGGTCGCGCTCGAAAACGCGCGCCTCGTTGATAACTTGATGCAACTCAACACGGAGTTGCGGCAGGCGTATCGCAACCTCGACAAAGCCAACCGCGACCTCGAACGCCTCGACCAGACCAAATCCGATTTCATCAGCATCGCCTCGCACGAACTCCGCACGCCGCTGACGACGATCATCGGCTACACCGAAATGTTGATCGAAGACACCACTTTGCCAAGCGGCATCCACTCGATGCTCAAAAATATTTCAAAAGGGACAAAACGCCTGCACGAGATCATGGACTCGATGTTCGACATCGCGCAGATCGACACCCGCACCATGCAGCCGCATCTCATGCCAGTGGACACCGCCGCGTTAATCCGCGAGGTGAGCGCGGGCATCGAAAAATCCGTCAAGGAGCGAGGGCAAACGCTCACGCTCGACATCCCCACCCTGCCCATGGTCAAAGCCGACCCGAACCTGTTGCAAAAACTTTTCCAGCACATTTTGAACAACGCAGTCAAATTCACGCCCGACGCGGGAAAGATCAAAGTGGAGGCGCGCCAAGTGACCGCAAGCAACTCGGATTTTCCGAACGGCGGCTTGGAGTTCATCGTCAGCGACACCGGCGTGGGCGTGGACCCGGAATCGCGCGAGATCATTTTCAGCAAGTTTTATCAACCGGGAGAAGTGAACAAACACTCCACCAGCAAGACGCGCTTCAAAGGGAGCGGCGCGGGTTTGGGCTTGGCGCTATCCAAAGGCATCGTCGAAGCGCACGGCGGACGCATCTGGGTGGAAAGCGCGGGCTACGACGAGGAAAAATTCCCCGGCAGTCAATTCCATGTGATGCTGCCGCTCGGCGTGTTCGACAAAGGCGAGAAAACCGTGATGATGGGGAATGAAGCGAAGTTGCAAGTGGGATAG
- a CDS encoding caspase family protein, whose translation MSGKFALVIGNTEYADPGLAQLTAPGKDAEDFARALKDRGICSFDEVNMLLNEPESTVRGAIDEFFDQKKPDDLLVLYFSGHGVRDEVGALYLAVKNTIRSRLRSTAIKSDYIREVMDQSRSRRQVLVLDCCNSGAFQQGTKAATGMSVGTASAFEGGYGRIILTASDSTQFAWEGDKVIGETDNSLFTHYLVEGLEGEADLDGDGRITVDELYDYAYEKVKHATPKQTPSKFSSKQQGEIILRQNMPMEEIKSVPLPAPLLDSIDNPFSDIRLGAVQQLTKLLNGKNLGMARSAREALEKIAEEDDSRQVQRAAAQALGSVREEGGRVEVAQPEVRAKEAERIIQPQAVEAKRVTPRKIPSVEKFSAPVSNQQAILGITLGWTIGGAIGGAVYWAGGDLSVPLGAAIGWGIGGFVTVITLRAMGILSSEKNIYLVTLAWMIGSMFGWSIGDQITEAYGAAIGESIGLVIALAGTFGADRLLARWKDMLWLIFFWAISSMVGWSVGKSIQEAEGFVSSLYIGKTAGWSLGWAISGAIGGYVLGWQLLKAGSGFSKGVFNSYQPSRIKLTEPQKAFLLSPLGRSLLGVTVGLILGILFGVVYGIINDISYDFVYAYSTFHGDVPHIFLLIICGFAGFVAYPHRVTVPLLIGGFILSCIIGLSQRQLLYELLKFGGMYGLPAGAMISRILYWLKVIK comes from the coding sequence ATGAGCGGCAAGTTTGCGCTGGTCATCGGCAACACGGAATACGCCGACCCGGGTCTGGCGCAACTCACCGCGCCCGGGAAAGACGCGGAGGACTTCGCTCGAGCGCTCAAAGATCGGGGAATCTGCTCGTTCGATGAAGTTAATATGTTGTTGAACGAACCCGAATCAACCGTGCGCGGGGCGATTGACGAATTCTTCGACCAGAAGAAGCCCGACGATTTACTCGTGTTGTATTTCTCTGGTCATGGCGTGCGCGATGAAGTTGGCGCGTTGTATCTGGCGGTCAAAAATACAATTCGTTCACGTTTGAGGTCAACGGCGATCAAATCGGATTACATCCGTGAAGTGATGGACCAGTCGCGTTCGCGACGGCAAGTGCTCGTGTTAGATTGTTGCAACAGCGGCGCATTCCAGCAAGGGACAAAAGCCGCAACAGGCATGAGTGTCGGAACTGCCTCCGCCTTCGAAGGCGGATACGGGCGCATCATCCTCACCGCCAGCGACTCGACTCAATTTGCGTGGGAAGGCGACAAGGTCATCGGCGAAACGGATAACTCGCTTTTCACACATTATCTGGTAGAGGGGCTAGAAGGCGAAGCGGATTTAGATGGCGATGGACGAATTACCGTAGATGAACTGTACGATTACGCGTATGAAAAAGTAAAACACGCCACCCCGAAACAGACACCATCTAAATTTTCGAGCAAGCAACAAGGTGAGATCATCCTGCGGCAAAATATGCCGATGGAAGAGATCAAGTCTGTGCCGTTGCCTGCGCCGCTATTGGATTCGATTGATAATCCGTTTTCGGATATTCGCCTGGGAGCGGTGCAACAATTGACCAAGTTGTTGAACGGCAAAAATCTCGGCATGGCGCGGTCGGCGCGGGAGGCGTTGGAAAAAATCGCTGAGGAGGATGACAGCCGACAAGTTCAGCGCGCGGCGGCGCAGGCGTTGGGGTCCGTGCGTGAGGAGGGGGGAAGAGTCGAAGTCGCTCAACCAGAAGTAAGGGCGAAAGAAGCGGAGCGCATCATCCAACCGCAGGCGGTGGAGGCGAAGCGAGTCACGCCGCGAAAGATTCCATCCGTTGAAAAATTCAGCGCGCCTGTTTCAAATCAGCAGGCGATTCTTGGAATCACGTTGGGTTGGACTATTGGCGGGGCAATTGGAGGCGCAGTCTATTGGGCTGGGGGCGATCTCAGCGTGCCGCTTGGCGCGGCAATCGGTTGGGGAATTGGCGGTTTCGTAACTGTCATCACACTGCGCGCAATGGGAATTCTTTCAAGCGAGAAAAATATTTATCTGGTCACGCTGGCATGGATGATCGGAAGTATGTTTGGCTGGTCGATTGGGGATCAGATCACCGAAGCGTACGGCGCGGCGATCGGAGAGTCGATTGGGCTTGTGATCGCTTTGGCGGGCACATTTGGCGCAGATAGGCTGCTCGCGCGCTGGAAGGATATGCTGTGGCTGATATTCTTTTGGGCAATTTCGAGCATGGTGGGTTGGTCGGTCGGGAAGTCAATTCAAGAAGCCGAAGGTTTTGTGTCCAGTTTGTACATCGGCAAAACGGCTGGATGGTCTCTCGGTTGGGCGATCTCTGGGGCAATCGGCGGTTATGTTTTGGGCTGGCAGTTGTTGAAAGCTGGCAGCGGATTTAGTAAAGGAGTTTTCAATTCTTATCAGCCAAGCCGAATAAAGTTAACAGAACCACAAAAAGCATTTCTTCTTTCACCGTTGGGACGGAGTCTGCTGGGGGTAACTGTTGGGTTGATTCTCGGAATTCTGTTTGGAGTGGTGTATGGAATCATTAATGATATTTCGTATGATTTTGTTTATGCTTATTCCACCTTTCATGGGGATGTTCCGCACATCTTTTTGTTGATTATCTGTGGCTTTGCGGGGTTTGTGGCATATCCGCACAGGGTAACTGTACCGTTGTTGATCGGCGGCTTTATTCTTTCCTGTATTATCGGGCTAAGCCAGAGGCAATTGCTATATGAGCTACTTAAGTTTGGCGGCATGTATGGACTCCCAGCAGGAGCAATGATTTCGAGGATCTTGTATTGGCTGAAAGTAATTAAATAG
- a CDS encoding PIG-L family deacetylase: MRWIYLSPHLDDAVFSAGGLIYEQTQSGIPVEIWTFMCGDPHLDKYSRFAKMLHRVWGFSSAEETVRKRREEDTLAASIVGAKAVHFDFLDCIYRRDEKERWLYSNISVPPHKADADYPRQIAEAISARLFPDDVLVCQLGLGSHVDHVLVRRAAELLGRPLRYDIDVPYWCYKPHELAAKAAGMAESTVRITEASLPRWIEAALSYTSQFPALGERFDTPEKVSESIRNYWAERQGIRLFQLN, from the coding sequence ATGCGATGGATTTACCTTTCCCCTCACCTCGACGACGCGGTCTTTTCGGCGGGCGGCTTGATCTACGAGCAAACCCAATCTGGAATTCCCGTCGAAATTTGGACGTTCATGTGCGGCGACCCGCACTTGGACAAGTATTCCCGCTTTGCGAAAATGCTCCATCGGGTTTGGGGATTTTCGTCGGCGGAGGAAACGGTTCGCAAACGGCGGGAGGAGGACACGCTAGCCGCGTCCATCGTCGGCGCGAAGGCGGTTCACTTCGACTTTTTGGATTGCATCTACCGCCGCGACGAAAAGGAGCGGTGGCTATACTCGAACATCTCCGTGCCGCCTCACAAGGCGGATGCGGACTACCCGCGCCAAATTGCGGAGGCGATCTCTGCCCGCCTCTTTCCCGACGACGTGCTGGTTTGCCAACTTGGGCTTGGTTCACACGTGGACCACGTCCTCGTGCGGCGCGCGGCGGAACTTTTGGGCAGACCACTCCGTTATGACATTGACGTTCCGTATTGGTGCTATAAGCCTCACGAGTTAGCCGCGAAGGCGGCAGGGATGGCTGAGTCAACTGTCAGGATAACTGAAGCCAGCCTCCCCCGTTGGATCGAAGCGGCTCTGTCCTATACATCCCAATTTCCCGCGCTGGGCGAGCGTTTCGACACCCCCGAAAAGGTGAGTGAATCCATCCGAAATTACTGGGCTGAGCGGCAGGGAATCCGATTATTTCAATTGAATTGA
- a CDS encoding alpha-amylase family glycosyl hydrolase: MRITKTSRDRYQFSSDFFLADGRVHFGDFSAARKFAALVASHHPQGMPASDLYALSLIDEALRSLVKRFAPPPVMNTAVNSVSEQVGADSVDQTQKRFVAEFPPESVYHGEQAVDDYLAKLTNGKVKSVEELIYVFTHNANPAVSPMLELVDDAPLEPTAYKNLIAALDSFFAQIAKDNAAIQGSTESLFEILRAPAEAFPDSLEGQLQFILEKWGSLLGEEFVARLLRGVDFLREETLRHQLAHGDFKADIPVATYSGGDYAEYERYSPDKDWMPRLILIAKNSYVWLEQLSRKYGRWIKTLDQIPDEELDLLRDRGFTGLWLIGLWERSRASQRIKQRMGDQDAVASAYSLYSYDIAEDLGGWGGLENLRSRAWQRGIRLSADMVPNHMGIDSKWVIEHPDWFLSLPYSPYPSYSFKSENLSDDIRVGIYLEDHYYNKTDAAVVFQRRDHYTGDVRFIYHGNDGTSFPWNDTAQLDYSKAEVREAIIQTILHVARNFPVIRFDAAMTLAKKHIQRLWFPEPGAGGAIPSRSERGMTRSEFDALIPQEFWREVVDRVAAEVPDTLLLAEAFWLLEGYFVRTLGMHRVYNSAFMHMLRDEDNAKYRMAIKNTLEFDPQILKRYVNFMNNPDEKTAVEQFGDGDKYFGVATVLATLPGLPMFGHGQVEGFREKYGMEFRKPKWDETPNEGLIAGHDWKIFPLLHRRSLFADVENFFLFDLFNNSGNVDENVFAYSNFFQDERGLVLYHNCFADTKGWIKTSAAYLDKSTSDLRQKSLAEALGLPFEGYVIFKDYVTHLEYIRSCEELWQKGLYVELYAYQHHVFMDWRFVDDEKWRDIYVALNGAGVESMSAKWEEMFGVKDEGGMLALSEVEAVKGEVVKVKKPRKKAVKKKVESAALSVSKGGKTKKKSGVKKPAAKKVVKKKKATVKKKTAVKKVVKKSNRKKGTKKK, translated from the coding sequence ATGCGCATCACAAAGACCTCCCGCGATCGTTATCAATTTTCTTCGGATTTTTTCCTAGCGGACGGACGCGTCCACTTTGGGGATTTTTCCGCCGCCCGAAAATTTGCCGCGCTGGTCGCTTCGCATCATCCGCAGGGGATGCCCGCTTCAGACCTCTACGCCTTATCCCTCATTGACGAGGCTCTGCGTTCCCTCGTGAAGCGTTTTGCCCCGCCGCCGGTGATGAATACCGCGGTCAACTCGGTCAGCGAGCAAGTCGGCGCGGATTCGGTTGACCAAACGCAAAAAAGATTTGTCGCGGAGTTCCCACCCGAAAGCGTGTATCACGGCGAGCAAGCCGTGGACGATTACCTCGCTAAACTCACTAATGGCAAGGTGAAGTCTGTCGAAGAATTGATCTACGTGTTCACGCACAACGCCAACCCGGCAGTCAGTCCCATGCTCGAATTAGTGGACGACGCGCCGCTTGAACCGACGGCGTACAAAAACCTGATCGCCGCGCTGGATTCATTCTTTGCTCAAATCGCAAAAGATAACGCGGCGATTCAAGGCTCGACCGAATCGCTGTTTGAGATTCTGCGCGCACCAGCCGAAGCGTTCCCCGATTCGCTCGAAGGACAGTTGCAATTCATCCTCGAAAAGTGGGGGAGTCTGCTCGGAGAGGAGTTCGTCGCCCGCCTCCTGCGCGGCGTGGACTTTTTACGCGAAGAAACCCTCCGTCACCAACTCGCACACGGCGATTTCAAAGCGGATATCCCCGTCGCGACCTATTCAGGCGGCGATTACGCCGAATACGAGCGCTACAGCCCCGACAAAGACTGGATGCCGCGACTGATTCTCATCGCCAAAAATTCCTACGTCTGGCTCGAACAACTCTCGCGCAAATACGGACGTTGGATTAAAACGCTCGACCAAATCCCTGACGAAGAACTCGATCTTCTGCGGGATCGCGGCTTTACCGGCTTGTGGCTCATCGGTCTGTGGGAACGCAGTCGCGCCAGTCAGCGAATCAAGCAACGCATGGGCGATCAAGATGCAGTGGCTTCGGCGTATTCGTTGTACTCGTACGATATTGCGGAAGACCTTGGCGGTTGGGGAGGATTAGAGAATTTGCGAAGCCGCGCATGGCAACGCGGGATTCGCCTGTCCGCCGATATGGTTCCCAACCACATGGGCATTGACTCAAAGTGGGTCATCGAACATCCCGATTGGTTCTTGTCGTTGCCGTATTCGCCGTATCCATCGTATTCGTTCAAGTCGGAAAACCTGTCCGATGATATTCGAGTCGGGATTTATCTCGAAGACCATTATTACAACAAAACCGACGCGGCGGTTGTCTTTCAACGCCGCGACCATTACACGGGCGACGTGCGCTTCATCTATCACGGCAACGACGGCACGTCCTTTCCGTGGAACGACACCGCTCAACTCGATTACTCGAAAGCCGAAGTGCGCGAAGCGATCATCCAAACGATTTTGCACGTGGCGCGCAATTTCCCGGTCATCCGCTTTGACGCGGCGATGACGCTGGCGAAGAAACATATTCAACGATTATGGTTTCCCGAACCCGGCGCGGGCGGCGCGATTCCGTCCCGGTCGGAGCGCGGCATGACGAGGTCCGAGTTTGACGCGTTGATTCCGCAGGAGTTTTGGCGCGAGGTCGTGGACCGCGTCGCCGCCGAAGTCCCCGATACGCTTCTTCTCGCCGAGGCGTTCTGGTTGCTCGAGGGATATTTCGTCCGCACTCTGGGGATGCACCGCGTGTACAACTCCGCGTTCATGCACATGCTGCGCGACGAAGACAACGCCAAATATCGCATGGCGATCAAGAACACGCTGGAGTTCGATCCGCAAATTCTCAAACGTTACGTCAACTTCATGAACAACCCCGACGAGAAAACCGCCGTCGAGCAATTTGGCGATGGCGACAAATATTTTGGTGTGGCAACCGTGCTCGCAACGTTGCCTGGTTTACCCATGTTCGGGCACGGACAGGTTGAGGGCTTCCGCGAAAAATACGGCATGGAATTCCGCAAACCAAAATGGGACGAAACGCCTAACGAGGGCCTGATCGCTGGACATGATTGGAAAATCTTCCCGCTTCTTCACCGCCGTTCCTTATTCGCCGACGTGGAAAATTTCTTCCTCTTCGACTTGTTCAATAACAGTGGTAACGTGGATGAAAATGTTTTTGCTTATTCAAATTTTTTTCAAGATGAACGCGGACTTGTTCTCTATCACAACTGTTTCGCCGACACCAAAGGCTGGATCAAAACCTCCGCCGCGTATCTGGATAAATCCACTAGCGATTTGCGACAGAAATCCTTGGCAGAAGCATTAGGCTTGCCATTTGAAGGCTACGTCATCTTCAAGGACTACGTCACGCACTTGGAGTACATCCGCTCGTGCGAGGAACTCTGGCAAAAGGGACTCTACGTTGAACTGTACGCGTACCAGCATCACGTGTTCATGGATTGGCGATTCGTGGACGACGAAAAGTGGCGCGACATTTATGTCGCCCTAAACGGCGCGGGCGTCGAGTCTATGTCCGCGAAGTGGGAGGAGATGTTTGGCGTTAAGGATGAAGGTGGAATGCTTGCGCTGAGCGAAGTCGAAGCGGTGAAGGGTGAAGTGGTGAAGGTGAAGAAGCCAAGGAAGAAGGCTGTAAAAAAGAAAGTAGAAAGCGCCGCCCTGAGCGTGTCGAAGGGAGGAAAGACAAAGAAGAAGTCTGGTGTGAAAAAGCCTGCGGCGAAGAAGGTTGTAAAGAAAAAGAAAGCCACCGTCAAAAAGAAGACAGCGGTGAAGAAGGTCGTGAAGAAATCTAACCGTAAAAAGGGCACGAAAAAGAAATAA